The Neovison vison isolate M4711 chromosome 13, ASM_NN_V1, whole genome shotgun sequence genome includes a region encoding these proteins:
- the TRIP4 gene encoding activating signal cointegrator 1 isoform X5, translated as MAVAGAASREQLVGWCTQQLRKTFGLDVSEEIMQYVLSIESAEEIREYVTDLLQGNEDKKGQFIEELITKWQKNDLELSSDALQQFFKKDEMSDGQKSGDQLKRSRRKGRNRQEVPAFAEPDTTREVKTPFDLAKAQENSNSLKKKTKFVSLYTKEGQDRLAVLIPGRHPCDCLGQKHKLINNCLICGRIVCEQEGSGPCFFCGTLVCTREEQDILQRDSNKSQKLLKKLMSGTENSGKVDISTKDLLPHQELRIKSGLEKAIKHKDKLLEFDRTSIRRTQVIDDESDYFASDSNQWLSKIERETLQKREEELREFRHMSRLSKKVTIDFAGRKIVEDENPLAEYHSRLDETIQAIANGTLNQPLTKLNRSSDEPLGVLVNPNLYQSPPQWIDQTGAASQKKAFHSAGSELEFNSYRHQLRIQDQDFQEGFDGGWCLSMHQPWASLLVRGIKRVEGRSWYTPHRGRLWIAATAKRPSPQEVSELQTTYRVLRGKDVEFPNDYPSGCLLGCVDLIDCLSQKQFKDQKEYKS; from the exons gTATGTTTTGTCAATTGAGAGTGCTGAAGAGATACGAGAGTATGTTACTGACCTCCTTCAGGGAAATGAGGACAAAAAAGGTCAATTCATAGAGGAGCTTATAACCAAATGGCAAAAGAATGATCTGGAATTGAGTTCTGATGCTTTGCAACAGTTCTTCAAAAAAGATG aaaTGTCAGATGGTCAGAAATCCGGAGACCAGCTAAAGAGGAGCAGgcggaaaggaagaaatagacaggAAGTTCCTGCATTTGCTGAACCTGACACAACCAGGGAGGTCAAAACACCTTTTGATTTGGCCAAG GCACAAGAGAATAGCAACTCCTTAAAGAAGAAGACAAAGTTTGTCAGTTTATACACAAAAGAGGGACAGGACAGGCTTGCAGTCCTGATCCCTGGTCGCCATCCATGTGATTGCCTGGGCCAGAAGCATAAGCTGATCAATAACTGTCTGATCTGTGGGCGCATCGTCTGTGAACAGGAGGGCTCTGGCCCCTGCTTTTTCTGTGGTACCCtg GTATGTACTCGTGAAGAACAGGATATTTTACAGCGTGACTCTAATAAGAGCCAGAAACTGCTGAAGAAGTTAATGTCAG GGACGGAGAATTCTGGAAAAGTGGACATCTCTACCAAGGACCTTCTTCCTCATCAAGAATTACGAATTAAGTCTGGTCTGGAGAAGGCTATTAAGCACAAAGACAAACTGTTAGAATTTGACAGAACTAG CATTCGAAGGACCCAAGTCATTGATGATGAGTCAGATTACTTTGCCAGTGATTCTAACCAGTGGTTGTCTAAAATTGAGCGGGAGACTCTCCAGAAGCGAGAGGAAGAGCTGAGAGAATTTCGACATATGTCTCGGCTCTCTAAGAAAGTCACCATTGACTTTGCAGGCAGGAAGATCGTGGAGGATGAAAATCCACTAGCAGAGTATCACAGCAG ACTAGATGAGACAATACAGGCAATTGCCAATGGAACCTTGAATCAACCATTGACCAAACTGAATAGATCTTCTGATGAGCCTTTGGGAGTTCTGGTGAATCCCAACCTCTACCAGTCCCCTCCCCAG TGGATAGACCAGACAGGTGCAGCCTCACAGAAGAAAGCTTTCCATTCAGCAGGatcagaactagaattcaacTCTTATCGGCACCAGCTGCGAATCCAGGACCAAGATTTTCAGGAAGGCTTTGATGGTGGCTGGTGCCTCTCTATGCATCAGCCTTGGGCCTCTCTGCTTGTCAGAGGGATCAAAAG gGTGGAGGGCAGAAGCTGGTACACTCCTCACAGAGGACGACTTTGGATTGCAGCCACAGCCAAAAGACCCTCCCCTCAAGAAGTCTCAGAACTCCAGACTACATATCGTGTTCTTCGTGGGAAAG ATGTGGAATTTCCTAACGACTATCCATCAGGTTGTCTTTTGGGCTGTGTGGACCTCATTGACTGCTTGTCCCAGAAGCAGTTTAAGGATCAG